A region of Halosolutus amylolyticus DNA encodes the following proteins:
- the truA gene encoding tRNA pseudouridine(38-40) synthase TruA, with translation MPKRAFRIAYDGTGYHGFQRQPDVSTVEDAIFRALRSLDAYDPNADREGPDRPAGYAAAGRTDAGVTALAQTIALEVPDWLTPRAFNADLPADVRAWAAADVSPTFHATHDATQRTYTYHLYAPPADGDRSDDPSSDDPVQDGLGSPVDDDRFRAACEALSGRHDFHNLTPDDRNTERAPTIEATRDADFLVLTVAAGGFARELVRRLVSLAHAVGTGEASLETIDRVLGDGPLPGHEGIAPAPPDPLILTGVTYPDVAFTVDERAVESARAVFDRRRIDRRTGARVAGQVVDGID, from the coding sequence ATGCCCAAGCGAGCGTTCCGGATCGCCTACGACGGCACCGGCTACCACGGGTTCCAGCGCCAGCCCGACGTTTCGACGGTCGAGGACGCCATCTTTCGCGCGCTCCGATCGCTCGACGCGTACGACCCCAACGCCGATCGCGAGGGACCCGATCGGCCGGCCGGCTACGCCGCCGCCGGCCGAACCGACGCCGGGGTGACGGCGCTCGCCCAGACGATCGCGCTCGAGGTTCCGGACTGGCTCACGCCGCGGGCGTTCAACGCCGACCTCCCGGCCGACGTCCGGGCGTGGGCGGCCGCCGACGTGTCCCCCACGTTCCACGCCACGCACGACGCCACCCAACGGACGTACACGTACCACCTGTACGCGCCGCCCGCCGACGGCGACCGGAGCGACGATCCCTCGTCCGACGACCCGGTCCAGGACGGTCTCGGCTCCCCCGTCGACGACGATCGGTTCCGCGCGGCCTGCGAGGCACTCTCGGGCCGGCACGACTTCCACAATCTCACGCCGGACGATCGCAACACCGAGCGAGCGCCGACGATCGAGGCGACGCGGGACGCTGACTTCCTCGTGCTCACCGTCGCCGCGGGCGGGTTCGCCCGCGAACTCGTCCGGCGGCTGGTCTCGCTCGCACACGCCGTCGGGACCGGCGAGGCGAGTCTCGAGACGATCGATCGGGTTCTCGGAGACGGCCCGCTTCCGGGTCACGAGGGAATCGCGCCAGCGCCGCCCGATCCGCTGATCCTGACCGGCGTCACGTACCCCGACGTCGCGTTCACGGTCGACGAGCGGGCGGTCGAGAGCGCGCGGGCCGTGTTCGATCGCCGGCGGATCGATCGGCGGACGGGGGCGCGGGTGGCCGGCCAGGTCGTCGACGGGATCGACTGA
- a CDS encoding HpcH/HpaI aldolase family protein produces the protein MTPAAPPRSNDLRETLESDAVALGVLESAYSPDLVEFYGDLGLDFVWIDLEHAGPSPWDGERMADLLRAADVSGTELLVRLPEPDPGMVRKALDAGVRNLFVSRIETADDVRRAVEAARFRYDGEPGKRGFANPRASRWGTADDYVDTEDEEIVVGVTIESPAAIDNLDEILAVPDLGFVFAGPLDLAVSLGHPGEPTHDEVQAAVEEIREQAIDADVPLGGLGFGMDDVNEKADAGYQLLNLGSTTGALGSTVRSWLEEYEG, from the coding sequence GTGACTCCAGCCGCCCCACCACGATCGAACGACCTTCGCGAGACCCTCGAGAGCGACGCGGTCGCACTCGGCGTCCTCGAGAGCGCATACAGTCCGGATCTCGTCGAGTTCTACGGCGACCTCGGCCTGGACTTCGTCTGGATCGACCTCGAACACGCCGGTCCGAGCCCCTGGGACGGCGAGCGAATGGCCGATCTCCTGCGGGCGGCGGACGTCTCCGGCACCGAACTTCTCGTCCGACTGCCGGAACCCGATCCCGGGATGGTCCGGAAGGCGCTGGACGCCGGCGTCCGGAACCTCTTCGTCTCGCGGATCGAGACCGCGGACGACGTTCGACGGGCCGTCGAAGCCGCCCGGTTCCGGTACGACGGCGAGCCAGGGAAACGCGGCTTCGCCAATCCCCGCGCGAGTCGGTGGGGGACCGCCGACGACTACGTCGACACCGAGGACGAGGAAATCGTCGTCGGCGTCACGATCGAGTCCCCCGCGGCGATCGACAATCTCGACGAAATCCTGGCCGTCCCGGACCTCGGGTTCGTGTTCGCCGGCCCGCTCGATCTGGCCGTCTCCCTCGGCCACCCCGGCGAGCCGACCCACGACGAGGTCCAGGCCGCGGTCGAAGAAATTCGGGAGCAGGCGATCGACGCCGACGTCCCCCTCGGCGGACTGGGGTTCGGAATGGACGACGTCAACGAGAAAGCCGACGCGGGGTACCAGCTCCTGAACCTCGGGAGCACGACCGGCGCGCTCGGGAGTACGGTGCGATCGTGGCTCGAGGAGTACGAGGGATAA
- a CDS encoding copper resistance protein CopD produces the protein MIDTFLAQTTHLLFAAIWAGSVFYVAFVVVPLARDGAFNTTKPLERIAGRLTTISRVSALVLLLTGGHLAGTRYTADRLVGSTNGQLVIAMVVLWLAFAGLVEVGSKRFEAGLNGKKLREPAADALPFYRAAAVVGLALLVVAGAITTNLSAAL, from the coding sequence ATGATCGATACGTTTCTCGCCCAGACGACGCACCTGCTCTTTGCCGCGATCTGGGCCGGCAGCGTCTTCTACGTCGCGTTCGTCGTGGTTCCGCTCGCTCGAGATGGAGCGTTCAACACGACGAAGCCGCTCGAACGGATCGCGGGTCGACTTACGACGATTTCGCGGGTGAGCGCGCTGGTCCTGTTACTCACCGGCGGCCACCTCGCGGGGACCCGATACACTGCCGACAGGCTCGTTGGGTCCACGAACGGCCAGCTGGTGATCGCCATGGTCGTGCTCTGGCTCGCGTTCGCCGGCCTCGTCGAGGTCGGCTCCAAGCGGTTCGAAGCCGGTCTCAACGGGAAGAAACTCCGCGAACCCGCCGCCGACGCGTTGCCGTTCTACCGGGCGGCGGCGGTCGTCGGCCTCGCCCTGCTCGTCGTAGCCGGCGCGATCACGACGAACCTGTCGGCGGCCCTCTAG
- a CDS encoding sulfatase, whose translation MGESNERDPESHTTVRNVVLVILDTARSKSVGSFPGDPGRAGPGDDDGDASRIGERSSDRGCDGPQPTPALSRLAAEGTAFENAFATAPWTLPSHASLFTGLYPSEHGTHGGHTYLDDDLRTLPEAFSDAGYQSIGVSNNTWITEEFGFDRGFEDLRKGWQYVQSDADMGAVVRGEDLNEKLQATRNRLFDGNPLVNAANILYSELLQPAGDDGASRSVDWIENWLAGRTDERPFFLFCNFIEPHVEYDPPREYAEEFLPAGATYEEATAIRQDPRAYDCDDYDLSDRDFALLRGLYRAELAYVDDQLARLRTALEDAGEWDDTLFVVCGDHGEHIGEHGFFGHQYNLYDTLLNVPLAIHGGPFTGGGRRSDLVQLLDLPATLLETAGVDDPALLGQGSSRSIHPTSDAEPRDAVFAEYVAPQPSIDRLVARFGEIPDRVHAFDRRLRAVRTTEYKYVRGDDGFERLHYVPTDPAEHDDVAPSEPARVRALRDRLEDRFDPIADVDDSAAVEMRAGTKERLADLGYL comes from the coding sequence ATGGGCGAGTCCAACGAGCGTGACCCGGAGTCACACACTACTGTGCGGAACGTCGTTCTCGTGATCCTCGATACGGCACGATCGAAGAGCGTCGGTTCGTTTCCCGGCGACCCGGGCCGGGCTGGGCCTGGCGACGACGACGGTGACGCGTCTCGGATCGGAGAGCGATCGAGCGATCGCGGATGCGACGGGCCGCAACCCACCCCAGCGCTATCGCGTCTCGCGGCCGAGGGGACCGCGTTCGAGAACGCCTTCGCGACCGCACCGTGGACGCTTCCCTCCCACGCGTCGCTGTTTACGGGTCTGTACCCCTCCGAACACGGCACGCACGGCGGTCACACCTACCTCGACGACGACCTGCGGACGCTGCCCGAGGCCTTTTCCGACGCGGGTTACCAGTCGATCGGCGTCTCGAACAATACCTGGATCACCGAGGAGTTCGGCTTCGATCGGGGCTTCGAGGACCTCCGCAAGGGCTGGCAGTACGTCCAGTCCGACGCGGACATGGGCGCGGTGGTCCGCGGCGAGGACCTGAACGAGAAGCTCCAGGCGACCCGGAACCGCCTCTTCGACGGCAATCCGCTCGTCAACGCCGCCAACATCCTCTACAGCGAACTGCTCCAGCCCGCCGGCGACGACGGCGCAAGCCGATCGGTCGACTGGATCGAGAACTGGCTCGCCGGCCGCACCGACGAGCGGCCGTTCTTCCTGTTCTGTAACTTCATCGAACCACACGTCGAGTACGATCCGCCCCGAGAGTACGCCGAGGAGTTCCTCCCGGCCGGCGCGACGTACGAGGAGGCGACCGCGATCAGGCAGGATCCCCGGGCCTACGACTGTGACGATTACGACCTGTCCGATCGGGACTTCGCCCTCCTCCGGGGACTCTACCGGGCCGAACTCGCCTACGTCGACGACCAGCTCGCCCGGCTCCGGACGGCCCTCGAAGACGCCGGCGAGTGGGACGACACCCTGTTCGTCGTCTGCGGCGACCACGGCGAACACATCGGCGAACACGGCTTCTTCGGTCACCAGTATAACCTGTACGACACGCTGCTGAACGTCCCGCTGGCGATCCACGGCGGCCCGTTCACCGGCGGCGGCCGACGGTCCGACCTCGTCCAGTTGCTCGATCTGCCCGCGACCCTGCTGGAGACGGCCGGGGTCGACGACCCCGCCCTGCTCGGCCAGGGCTCGAGCCGGTCGATCCACCCGACGTCGGACGCCGAGCCGCGGGACGCGGTCTTCGCCGAGTACGTCGCCCCACAGCCCTCGATCGATCGGCTCGTGGCGCGCTTCGGCGAGATTCCCGATCGGGTTCACGCGTTCGATCGCCGCCTGCGGGCCGTCCGGACGACCGAGTACAAGTACGTCCGCGGCGACGACGGGTTCGAACGGCTCCACTACGTCCCGACCGATCCGGCCGAGCACGACGACGTCGCACCCAGCGAGCCAGCACGGGTACGGGCGCTCCGGGACCGACTCGAGGATCGGTTCGACCCGATCGCGGACGTCGACGATTCCGCGGCCGTCGAGATGCGAGCGGGAACGAAAGAGCGACTGGCGGACCTGGGCTACCTCTGA
- the gnd gene encoding phosphogluconate dehydrogenase (NAD(+)-dependent, decarboxylating): MQLGVIGLGRMGQTVVDRTLAAGHDIVAFDLDAEAIATAADAGAEPADSIDDLVDRLGADKRIWLMVPAGEAVDVTLEELEPHLDGDDVVVDGGNSYFEDSVRRAESCPAAYLDCGTSGGPAGAELGFSLMVGGPEWAYDELTPVFDAVATGPDGHERMGSAGSGHYVKMVHNGVEYALMQAYGEGFELLHEGRYDLDLESVASVWNNGAVIRSWLLELCEEAFREEGTDLGDVADRVEGGSTGTWTVQEALEQEVPLPLIYTSLAERFGSRADDGRFSRRLANRLRYGFGRHEVPRRE; encoded by the coding sequence ATGCAACTGGGCGTAATCGGACTCGGACGCATGGGACAGACCGTCGTCGATCGCACGCTGGCGGCGGGCCACGACATCGTCGCCTTCGACCTCGACGCCGAGGCCATCGCGACGGCCGCCGACGCGGGTGCGGAACCGGCGGACTCGATCGACGACCTCGTCGATCGGCTCGGGGCGGACAAGCGCATCTGGCTGATGGTCCCGGCGGGCGAGGCGGTCGACGTCACGCTCGAGGAACTCGAACCCCACCTCGACGGCGACGACGTGGTGGTCGACGGCGGCAACTCCTACTTCGAGGACTCCGTCCGCCGCGCGGAGTCTTGCCCCGCGGCGTACCTGGACTGTGGCACCTCCGGCGGCCCCGCCGGGGCGGAACTCGGCTTCTCCCTGATGGTCGGCGGTCCCGAGTGGGCATACGACGAACTGACGCCCGTCTTCGACGCCGTCGCGACCGGCCCCGACGGCCACGAGCGGATGGGGTCCGCGGGATCGGGTCACTACGTCAAGATGGTCCACAACGGCGTCGAGTACGCGCTGATGCAGGCCTACGGCGAGGGGTTCGAACTCCTCCACGAGGGCCGGTACGACCTCGATCTCGAATCCGTGGCGTCGGTCTGGAACAACGGCGCGGTCATCCGCTCGTGGCTGCTCGAACTCTGTGAGGAGGCGTTCCGCGAGGAGGGGACCGACCTCGGCGACGTCGCCGATCGGGTCGAGGGCGGATCGACCGGGACGTGGACGGTCCAGGAGGCCCTCGAACAGGAGGTGCCGCTGCCGCTGATCTACACCTCGCTCGCCGAACGGTTCGGCTCGCGGGCCGACGACGGCCGGTTCTCGCGTCGGCTGGCGAACCGACTCCGGTACGGGTTCGGCCGGCACGAGGTCCCACGACGGGAGTGA
- a CDS encoding DUF7560 family zinc ribbon protein, with product MARYEFTCPDCTAQLEFDDRQRSVAIRSGCPLCGRPIADTDFATREGGSA from the coding sequence ATGGCGAGATACGAATTTACCTGTCCGGACTGCACGGCGCAACTCGAGTTCGACGACCGACAGCGATCGGTGGCGATACGGAGCGGGTGTCCGCTCTGTGGCCGCCCGATCGCCGACACCGACTTCGCGACGAGGGAAGGAGGATCCGCCTGA
- a CDS encoding cupin domain-containing protein has protein sequence MEHVSIDEIDPDPYEDAWQSDRRPLSDPLNATSVAITRYALEPGERFSGSVHAHADQEEVFVVLEGTASFETRDGEITVEEDEAIRFAPGEFQSGFNDGEAALVALAIGAPRETEDVRIDRIPVLDDREVQCPDCGRDSVRISDGESEFVCPDCGAELNLE, from the coding sequence ATGGAGCACGTTTCGATCGACGAGATCGATCCCGACCCGTACGAGGACGCCTGGCAGTCCGATCGACGGCCGCTTTCGGACCCGCTGAACGCGACGTCCGTCGCGATCACGCGCTACGCCCTCGAACCGGGCGAGCGGTTCAGCGGGTCGGTGCATGCCCACGCGGACCAGGAGGAAGTGTTCGTCGTCCTCGAGGGGACGGCGTCGTTCGAGACGAGAGACGGCGAGATCACGGTCGAGGAAGACGAGGCGATCCGGTTCGCCCCGGGGGAGTTTCAGTCGGGGTTCAACGACGGTGAGGCGGCCCTGGTCGCGCTCGCGATCGGCGCGCCCAGGGAGACCGAGGACGTCCGGATCGATCGGATTCCCGTGCTCGACGATCGGGAGGTCCAGTGTCCCGACTGCGGACGCGACAGCGTGCGAATCTCGGACGGCGAGTCGGAGTTCGTCTGTCCGGACTGCGGCGCCGAACTGAATCTCGAGTAA
- a CDS encoding DUF6517 family protein: MNRRTVLAGAGSIGLASLAGCLGLAGLDTHESAPAGVEAGVREDTGYEQTGIEPIEITESFEVGPYSETITVTNYLTEHEKAVDMGPIGDARGAVFMLLTTPQVSIAGREFNPVEEMTTTELVELVEDNYDGIDDISHEEDETVTILDQETTMSRFTASAEFEGHPVDVSLHATEAVETESDLLVAIGVYPQRVRTVEESNVKDLAAGVVEDADESASTGGADDGDNDEEGDDDGSGDDATDDNETDEEDDDGLVSISSVR, encoded by the coding sequence ATGAACCGCAGAACGGTCCTGGCCGGTGCCGGTAGCATCGGACTCGCGAGTCTCGCTGGCTGTCTCGGCCTGGCTGGCCTCGATACGCACGAATCCGCGCCTGCAGGCGTCGAAGCTGGCGTTCGAGAGGACACCGGGTACGAGCAGACCGGGATCGAACCGATCGAGATCACGGAATCGTTCGAGGTGGGTCCCTACTCGGAGACGATCACGGTGACGAACTACCTGACCGAACACGAGAAGGCGGTCGACATGGGCCCGATCGGCGACGCTCGGGGAGCCGTCTTCATGCTCCTGACGACCCCGCAGGTCTCGATCGCCGGCCGGGAGTTCAACCCGGTCGAGGAGATGACGACCACGGAACTCGTCGAACTGGTCGAGGACAACTACGATGGGATCGACGACATCTCTCACGAGGAGGACGAGACGGTCACGATCCTCGACCAGGAGACGACGATGTCCCGGTTCACTGCCAGCGCCGAGTTCGAGGGTCACCCCGTCGACGTCAGCCTGCACGCCACCGAGGCCGTCGAGACCGAGTCGGACCTGCTGGTCGCGATCGGGGTCTACCCGCAACGAGTCCGGACCGTAGAGGAGTCGAACGTGAAGGATCTCGCGGCCGGCGTCGTCGAGGATGCGGACGAATCCGCCAGCACCGGCGGAGCGGACGACGGCGACAACGACGAGGAGGGGGACGATGACGGATCCGGCGACGACGCAACCGACGACAACGAGACCGACGAGGAAGACGACGACGGTCTCGTGAGCATCTCGAGTGTTCGATAG
- a CDS encoding MFS transporter — protein sequence MSGVNDDRLQFWALYLARFAEGFGFITLITLLPYYINALDPSGTTILGVTIGAGLVVGLYTTGFTLAQTVAVVPVAWAGDRFDKRTVLLVVLGIGIGVYGLFPIVDSSASFIAIRALQGVAVTGAGLMSLSLVGQLAGGDTRANYIGKANAASFAASIAGSLGAGTLYEAFGFGPIFAIIVALMLVAWLGTVRFLEGDETRIHGFPFADLALNRRILTLSSFRFQYAFSVTLVRTWVPIFAGVAAAQGGLAYGGLAVALTVVAEKFTNMCCQPFTGRLSDGYGRALFVFAGGGAYGLIALFVPLSPAIGTAIGAPSELVVAIPTVLAGAALPIGTVPTQVTLFGEVSPAFLPLVALSGLLGVADSFREPASMALFADEGTADGGVASSFGIRELVWRPGSVIAPLLGGWLMYEVSMASVFYVGGAFALTGVGSFLLILVWVHGANALTEW from the coding sequence ATGAGCGGTGTGAACGACGATCGACTCCAGTTCTGGGCGCTCTATCTCGCCCGCTTCGCGGAAGGGTTCGGGTTCATCACGTTGATCACGCTCCTGCCGTACTACATCAACGCGCTCGATCCCTCCGGCACGACGATCCTCGGCGTGACGATCGGGGCCGGCCTCGTCGTCGGGCTGTACACGACCGGCTTTACCCTCGCCCAGACCGTCGCCGTCGTTCCGGTCGCGTGGGCCGGCGATCGCTTCGACAAGCGAACCGTCCTGCTCGTCGTCCTCGGGATCGGGATCGGCGTCTACGGGCTGTTCCCGATCGTCGACTCGAGCGCGTCGTTCATCGCGATCCGGGCGCTACAGGGGGTCGCCGTCACCGGTGCCGGGCTGATGTCGCTGTCACTGGTCGGCCAGCTCGCCGGGGGTGACACGCGAGCGAACTACATCGGGAAAGCGAACGCGGCGAGCTTCGCCGCGTCGATCGCCGGAAGTCTCGGTGCGGGGACGCTCTACGAGGCGTTCGGCTTCGGCCCGATCTTCGCGATCATCGTCGCGCTCATGCTCGTCGCGTGGCTCGGCACGGTCCGGTTCCTCGAGGGCGACGAGACGCGCATCCACGGCTTTCCGTTCGCCGACCTGGCGCTCAACCGACGCATTCTCACCCTCTCGAGCTTTCGGTTCCAGTACGCGTTTTCGGTCACGCTGGTTCGAACGTGGGTGCCGATCTTCGCGGGCGTCGCCGCCGCCCAGGGCGGACTGGCCTACGGCGGTCTCGCCGTCGCGCTCACGGTCGTCGCCGAGAAGTTCACCAACATGTGCTGTCAGCCGTTCACGGGCCGGCTCTCGGACGGCTACGGGCGAGCACTGTTCGTCTTCGCGGGCGGCGGCGCGTACGGCCTCATCGCGCTGTTCGTCCCCCTGTCGCCGGCGATCGGCACTGCGATCGGCGCACCGTCCGAACTCGTCGTGGCGATCCCGACGGTGCTCGCCGGCGCCGCGCTGCCGATCGGAACGGTCCCGACGCAGGTCACGCTGTTCGGCGAGGTTTCGCCGGCGTTCCTGCCGCTCGTCGCACTCTCGGGACTGCTGGGCGTCGCGGACAGTTTCCGCGAACCGGCGAGCATGGCCCTGTTCGCCGACGAGGGGACCGCCGACGGAGGTGTCGCCTCGAGTTTCGGCATCCGCGAACTCGTCTGGCGACCGGGAAGCGTGATCGCACCATTGCTCGGCGGGTGGCTCATGTACGAGGTGAGCATGGCGTCGGTCTTCTACGTCGGCGGCGCGTTCGCGCTGACCGGCGTCGGTTCGTTCCTCCTCATTCTGGTGTGGGTCCACGGGGCGAACGCCCTCACCGAGTGGTAG
- a CDS encoding DCC1-like thiol-disulfide oxidoreductase family protein: MPEPTLVYDDDCGFCTWWAEYVDELSDLRVVGFSDLTPDLRDRLPEYYEECAHLVTDDRVYSCGASIEEALRRVDRGGPVDDAVDFLRHFEDYRRFREGAYRFVADNRDLFGKVLSRTPPARRSRDER; the protein is encoded by the coding sequence ATGCCCGAGCCGACCCTCGTCTACGACGACGACTGCGGGTTCTGTACGTGGTGGGCCGAGTACGTCGACGAGCTATCGGACCTCCGCGTCGTCGGCTTCAGCGACCTGACGCCCGACCTGCGCGATCGACTGCCGGAGTACTACGAGGAGTGTGCCCACCTCGTGACCGACGACCGGGTGTACTCCTGCGGGGCCTCGATCGAGGAGGCGCTCCGCCGCGTCGACAGGGGTGGCCCCGTCGACGACGCCGTCGACTTCCTCCGACACTTCGAGGACTACAGGCGCTTCCGCGAGGGGGCCTACCGGTTCGTCGCGGACAACCGCGACCTGTTCGGCAAGGTCCTCTCCCGGACCCCGCCGGCGCGGCGTTCGCGGGACGAGCGCTGA
- a CDS encoding class I SAM-dependent methyltransferase produces MDRFRNTGQPDWDWWGRLWPTPGETLRRLGVAAGDSLVEIGCGNGYFALPAARITDPAPVYALDLDETLLGELETIADQQGVENVVPVRGDARSLTSHLPEPVDVCLCANAFHGIEDPTAFVEQVGAALDPDGTFVVVNWLPLPRAETTIAGDPRGPPTELRLSPAETRSLVTDAGDFDRGRRIDLPPYHYGLVFER; encoded by the coding sequence ATGGACCGCTTCCGGAACACCGGACAGCCGGACTGGGACTGGTGGGGACGACTCTGGCCGACGCCCGGAGAGACGCTCCGGCGGCTCGGGGTCGCGGCCGGCGACTCCCTCGTCGAGATCGGGTGTGGAAACGGCTACTTCGCGCTTCCGGCCGCCCGGATCACCGATCCGGCCCCGGTCTACGCCCTCGACCTCGACGAGACGTTGCTCGGAGAACTCGAGACGATCGCTGACCAACAGGGCGTCGAGAACGTCGTCCCCGTCCGCGGCGACGCCCGATCGCTCACCTCCCACCTGCCGGAGCCCGTCGACGTCTGCCTGTGCGCGAACGCGTTTCACGGGATCGAGGACCCGACGGCGTTCGTCGAGCAAGTCGGTGCGGCACTCGACCCGGACGGAACGTTCGTCGTCGTCAACTGGCTCCCGCTCCCGAGAGCGGAGACGACGATCGCAGGCGATCCGCGAGGTCCCCCGACCGAACTCCGGCTCTCGCCTGCAGAAACCCGGTCTCTCGTCACCGACGCCGGCGACTTCGATCGGGGTCGGCGGATCGACCTGCCGCCGTACCACTACGGGCTGGTCTTCGAGCGCTAG
- a CDS encoding Hsp20/alpha crystallin family protein encodes MSPATSADTHPHPARGLYDRSARQLTIVVDAAPADVDDVTVEASPTRVRITVSRAERDEVWTVAPPTRGHDFTGEREARYNNGVLTVSIGTEPRWRH; translated from the coding sequence GTGTCACCCGCTACGTCCGCCGACACGCACCCACACCCCGCCCGCGGCCTGTACGATCGATCCGCCCGGCAGTTGACGATCGTCGTCGACGCAGCCCCTGCCGACGTCGACGACGTCACGGTCGAAGCGAGTCCGACCCGCGTTCGGATCACGGTCTCCCGCGCGGAGCGCGACGAAGTCTGGACCGTCGCGCCGCCGACCCGAGGACACGACTTTACCGGGGAGCGCGAGGCTCGCTACAACAACGGCGTCCTCACCGTCTCGATCGGGACGGAACCCCGGTGGCGGCACTGA
- a CDS encoding HalOD1 output domain-containing protein, with protein sequence MNTSSTSTRVGPADDRRPSTAVIDLLARVEGVDPLDLEPLYSAIDPDALDALCQSGSGFDSIEFTYGDHAVTVAATDGELEITIDRGPSPVGDPSGCGAADTSSL encoded by the coding sequence ATGAACACCTCGAGCACGTCTACGAGAGTTGGCCCGGCGGACGATCGACGACCCAGTACGGCCGTCATCGATCTGCTGGCTCGCGTCGAAGGGGTGGACCCGCTCGACCTCGAGCCTCTCTACTCCGCGATCGATCCCGACGCACTCGATGCCCTCTGCCAGTCGGGATCCGGGTTCGACTCGATCGAGTTCACCTACGGTGACCACGCCGTCACCGTCGCGGCGACCGACGGCGAACTCGAGATCACGATCGATCGAGGCCCGTCCCCGGTCGGGGACCCGTCCGGGTGCGGGGCGGCGGACACCTCGTCGCTGTAA